Proteins co-encoded in one Nonlabens agnitus genomic window:
- a CDS encoding PAS domain S-box protein, translating into MDQSIQFKAIWQAPIAIAYLDTDLKYIAYSAKWLSDYKLPQEDIIGKSHYEVFPEIGEEWKQKHQRILKYGNIESNPAELFVRSDGSHQWIKWAVRPTFNQNGEISGLVMSTEDITETLKLQSKVDREHQLLLDAADKAKIGTWEMNHITNELYWSMVTKKIHEVHKDFVPDIATGIDFYKPGVNQEIVSDLFARSYKTGERFEVELQIITAKGKERWVRSVMKAEIVDGKCIRQYGTFEDITDKVVSEKNYKLALRKFHDVFEASGVGMMVVDPIDLSITEVNPKICELLNYHSDHIKTSSLERFVLKADFPKLFNSVTDLLNNKIDGIELDIHLKKSTGRFVICSVIGTLIDDDQGNPIDLVIQVIDISGIKKKEEELRAFTKYVEQQNERLLNFAHIVSHNLRSHSSNFEVLLNLYHQETDVEDQNNIIKLLSSSSSQLAETISHLNDVVAVNTKKIELSPIYLKENIFKVMENISSQIKEYHINVDVEMDDDFTVAASPAYLESIILNLLTNSIRYRKKDVPGRITIKAYKHKGKSRIIFEDNGIGIDMKLNGHKIFGMYKTFHGNKDARGIGLYMTKNQVEAMGGTIRVESEKNVGTKFNITL; encoded by the coding sequence ATGGATCAATCTATTCAATTTAAAGCTATTTGGCAGGCTCCTATTGCGATAGCCTATTTAGACACTGATCTCAAATACATCGCTTATTCTGCAAAGTGGTTAAGTGATTATAAGTTGCCACAAGAAGATATCATAGGAAAGAGCCACTACGAAGTTTTTCCTGAAATAGGTGAAGAATGGAAACAGAAGCATCAACGTATTCTTAAATACGGTAATATCGAATCTAATCCTGCCGAGTTATTCGTAAGGTCTGATGGCAGTCATCAATGGATCAAATGGGCTGTAAGACCTACTTTTAATCAAAATGGTGAAATCAGCGGTTTAGTAATGTCCACAGAGGATATTACCGAGACTTTAAAACTTCAAAGTAAGGTCGATCGTGAGCACCAACTCCTCCTAGATGCTGCTGACAAGGCAAAAATAGGAACTTGGGAAATGAATCATATTACCAACGAGCTATACTGGTCAATGGTAACAAAAAAGATACATGAGGTTCATAAAGATTTTGTTCCTGATATCGCAACTGGTATTGATTTTTACAAACCAGGAGTTAATCAGGAAATAGTCTCTGACTTATTTGCAAGATCGTACAAAACAGGAGAACGTTTTGAAGTCGAGTTGCAGATCATTACCGCAAAAGGCAAAGAGAGATGGGTGCGCAGTGTTATGAAGGCAGAAATAGTTGACGGCAAATGCATTAGACAATACGGAACTTTTGAAGACATCACCGATAAAGTCGTGTCTGAAAAAAACTATAAGCTCGCGCTACGCAAATTTCATGATGTTTTTGAAGCCTCTGGAGTTGGGATGATGGTCGTAGATCCTATTGATTTGAGCATTACTGAAGTGAACCCAAAGATTTGTGAGCTGCTCAATTATCATAGCGACCATATCAAAACTTCTTCTCTTGAAAGATTTGTCCTCAAAGCAGATTTCCCAAAATTATTCAATTCCGTCACTGATCTTTTAAATAATAAAATTGACGGTATTGAACTGGACATTCACTTGAAGAAGTCTACAGGAAGGTTTGTGATTTGTTCAGTAATTGGGACATTGATCGATGACGATCAAGGTAACCCTATCGACCTAGTGATCCAAGTCATAGATATATCTGGGATCAAAAAGAAAGAAGAAGAATTGCGAGCCTTTACCAAGTACGTAGAGCAACAAAATGAAAGGCTTCTCAATTTTGCACATATTGTCTCCCACAATTTGAGATCCCATTCCAGTAATTTTGAAGTCTTGCTCAACTTATATCATCAAGAAACGGATGTTGAGGATCAAAATAACATCATCAAGCTCCTATCTTCTTCCAGTTCTCAACTGGCTGAAACCATAAGTCACCTCAACGATGTGGTTGCGGTCAATACCAAGAAAATAGAATTGAGTCCCATCTATCTTAAGGAAAACATTTTTAAGGTAATGGAAAACATATCTTCCCAGATTAAGGAATATCACATCAATGTAGATGTAGAAATGGATGATGATTTTACAGTAGCAGCATCACCAGCTTACCTTGAAAGTATTATTCTAAATTTGCTTACCAATAGTATCAGGTACAGAAAAAAAGATGTGCCCGGTAGAATCACCATCAAAGCCTATAAACACAAAGGGAAATCTAGAATCATCTTTGAAGACAATGGTATAGGTATTGATATGAAGCTTAATGGACATAAGATCTTTGGAATGTATAAAACATTTCACGGGAACAAAGATGCTCGAGGTATAGGTCTTTATATGACAAAAAATCAGGTAGAAGCCATGGGCGGAACGATTAGAGTCGAGAGTGAAAAAAATGTAGGTACTAAATTTAATATCACTCTGTAG
- a CDS encoding response regulator: protein MAIDYTWIIDDDDIFTFTIKKMLELNHLTHRIDTFSNGLEAKQQLDFRKENNLPYPNIILLDINMPILDGWQFMDEFSQFADKKEIIVYLISSSIDPNDRIKAKKYEDIKDFVVKPVTINALLQLIAHAESLMNIP from the coding sequence ATGGCAATAGATTACACGTGGATCATAGATGATGACGACATCTTTACCTTTACGATAAAGAAGATGTTGGAGTTAAATCATTTAACCCATCGCATTGACACGTTTTCAAATGGCCTAGAGGCAAAGCAGCAACTGGATTTCCGCAAGGAAAATAATTTGCCTTATCCTAATATCATCTTATTGGACATCAATATGCCTATTCTGGACGGCTGGCAGTTTATGGATGAATTCTCACAGTTTGCTGACAAGAAAGAAATTATCGTTTACTTAATCAGCTCATCCATTGATCCCAATGACCGGATCAAAGCTAAAAAGTACGAGGACATCAAAGACTTTGTGGTAAAACCAGTTACCATAAATGCGCTCTTACAATTGATTGCACATGCCGAGTCATTAATGAATATCCCTTAA
- the recJ gene encoding single-stranded-DNA-specific exonuclease RecJ, which yields MRWTLKPPPDPEKQEQLAQDLNIDPELAGLLVQRGIDAFAKAKSFFRPSLKELHDPFLMADMQLAVDRILQAVENSENIMVYGDYDVDGTTSVALMSTFLQSFYPQVSTYIPDRYDEGYGVSFKGIDYASDNNFTLIIALDCGVKAIDKVAYAREKGIDFIICDHHRPGKELPDAVAVLDPKRADCNYPFDELCGCGVGFKLCQAIAKVKGWDFEILIPYLDLVATAIGADIVPMVDENRILTYHGLHVINTCPRPGFQAIISQLNKSSLTSTDVVFTIAPRINAAGRMKHGLFAVELLTAEDIDTAITLAKAIEQNNTDRKETDKWITDAALDQIIANEEKNGFSTVVYDPSWHKGVIGIVASRLIETYYRPTVVFTKSGDKLAASVRSVKGFDVYNALEQCAEFIEQYGGHKYAAGLTIKEEHYEGFKKRFEEVVCATIKNQDRTEEVTIDMKLPLTSISPKFYRILKQMEPFGPGNMTPVFFTDNVMDTGYAKAVGADGKHLKACITTGKNSAVKYNAIGFNLGDRISLINENQTFKMAYSIDENTWNNVTSLQLRLRDIH from the coding sequence TTGCGCTGGACACTCAAACCACCACCAGATCCTGAAAAACAGGAACAACTAGCCCAAGATCTCAATATTGATCCGGAGCTGGCGGGTTTGCTGGTGCAGCGTGGTATAGACGCTTTCGCGAAAGCGAAATCCTTCTTCAGACCATCTCTTAAAGAATTGCACGATCCATTCTTAATGGCAGATATGCAACTTGCGGTGGATCGTATTCTGCAAGCTGTAGAAAACAGTGAAAACATCATGGTTTATGGCGATTATGATGTCGATGGAACGACTAGCGTTGCGCTCATGTCCACTTTTTTACAGAGCTTTTATCCTCAAGTATCGACCTATATTCCAGATCGTTATGATGAAGGTTATGGCGTTAGTTTCAAAGGGATTGATTATGCTAGTGACAATAATTTCACTCTCATCATTGCCCTGGATTGCGGCGTGAAAGCAATAGATAAAGTGGCCTATGCGCGAGAAAAGGGAATTGATTTTATTATCTGTGACCACCACAGGCCAGGTAAGGAATTACCAGATGCGGTAGCTGTATTGGACCCAAAGCGAGCAGATTGCAACTATCCGTTTGATGAATTGTGCGGTTGTGGTGTTGGCTTTAAATTGTGCCAGGCGATCGCAAAGGTCAAAGGATGGGATTTTGAGATATTGATTCCTTATCTGGATCTAGTAGCCACCGCGATAGGCGCAGACATCGTTCCCATGGTAGATGAAAATAGGATACTAACCTATCATGGGCTGCATGTGATCAATACCTGTCCACGACCAGGATTTCAGGCGATCATTTCCCAGCTCAACAAAAGCTCGCTCACATCTACAGATGTTGTTTTTACCATTGCACCACGCATCAATGCTGCGGGAAGAATGAAACACGGTTTGTTCGCCGTTGAATTACTCACTGCCGAAGATATTGACACAGCAATAACGCTCGCCAAAGCTATTGAACAAAACAACACAGATCGCAAAGAAACCGATAAATGGATCACCGATGCAGCGCTGGATCAGATCATTGCCAATGAAGAGAAGAATGGTTTCTCTACGGTCGTTTATGATCCCAGCTGGCACAAAGGTGTTATAGGTATTGTAGCTTCCAGACTTATAGAAACCTATTACAGACCTACCGTCGTCTTTACTAAAAGCGGCGATAAGCTGGCAGCCAGTGTACGTAGCGTCAAAGGATTTGACGTTTATAATGCGCTAGAGCAATGTGCTGAATTTATTGAACAGTATGGAGGTCATAAATATGCGGCTGGATTGACCATAAAGGAGGAACACTATGAAGGTTTCAAAAAGCGATTTGAAGAAGTAGTTTGTGCCACCATCAAAAATCAAGATCGCACTGAAGAGGTCACTATTGACATGAAACTGCCGTTAACATCGATCTCACCTAAGTTCTACAGGATCCTGAAACAAATGGAACCTTTTGGTCCTGGTAATATGACGCCCGTTTTTTTTACCGATAACGTAATGGACACTGGTTATGCAAAAGCGGTTGGCGCAGATGGAAAACATCTCAAGGCCTGCATTACTACGGGAAAGAATTCTGCTGTAAAATATAATGCGATAGGATTCAATTTAGGAGATAGAATAAGTTTGATCAATGAAAATCAAACGTTTAAAATGGCTTATTCCATTGATGAAAACACCTGGAATAATGTGACCAGTTTACAACTTAGGTTAAGGGATATTCATTAA
- a CDS encoding mechanosensitive ion channel family protein, which yields MRNRLTLFLGVFFLIVGTLWRPILSRMNSLTELDFLRFANQSRNFIILGLAFLFVFVLRKIKSKFLQRFDIQKENNLRARKVHTQVGILEKILIFITFLIAIGLILLSFENIKEIGIGLFASAGVAGIIIGLSAQKMVGALLAVIQIAITQPFRLGDAVVVEGEWGWIEEINLTYVVVRIWDKRRLVLPSSYFLEKPFQNWTKNSADIIGTVFLYTDYSVPFAELRAELTRVLQSTDLWDGEVNVLQVTDSKEFSIESRILVSAKNSPTAWDLRVFVREKMIEFIQKNYPESFPRTRVELKDKKADIQAS from the coding sequence ATGAGAAATAGGCTGACTTTATTCTTAGGTGTATTCTTTTTGATTGTAGGTACTTTATGGCGGCCTATCCTATCACGGATGAATTCCTTGACGGAATTGGACTTCTTGAGATTTGCCAATCAAAGCCGCAACTTTATCATTCTTGGCTTAGCATTCCTATTTGTATTCGTCCTGCGCAAGATCAAAAGTAAATTCCTCCAAAGATTTGATATTCAAAAGGAAAACAACCTTAGAGCCAGAAAAGTTCATACCCAAGTTGGCATCCTTGAAAAGATCCTCATATTTATAACTTTTCTAATAGCAATTGGTCTCATATTACTTTCTTTTGAAAATATAAAGGAAATAGGAATAGGCCTTTTTGCATCTGCTGGTGTGGCTGGTATCATCATAGGTCTATCTGCCCAGAAAATGGTAGGTGCCTTGCTTGCAGTCATACAGATAGCCATCACCCAACCGTTTAGGCTTGGTGATGCTGTCGTGGTAGAAGGTGAATGGGGCTGGATTGAAGAGATCAACCTTACCTATGTTGTCGTTAGAATATGGGACAAGAGAAGGCTGGTATTGCCATCCAGCTACTTTTTGGAAAAGCCATTCCAGAACTGGACTAAAAATAGCGCAGACATCATAGGCACCGTCTTTTTATACACAGACTATAGCGTTCCTTTTGCAGAGCTGCGTGCAGAGCTCACCAGAGTATTGCAGTCAACCGACTTATGGGACGGCGAGGTGAATGTATTACAGGTCACAGACTCCAAAGAATTTTCTATTGAATCCAGAATTCTTGTAAGCGCTAAAAACTCGCCTACAGCCTGGGATTTGCGGGTTTTTGTGCGTGAAAAGATGATTGAGTTCATTCAAAAGAACTATCCAGAAAGTTTCCCCAGAACGCGAGTGGAACTCAAGGATAAGAAGGCAGATATTCAGGCCAGTTGA
- a CDS encoding carboxymuconolactone decarboxylase family protein translates to MKHVVSNSITARSRHDPETKELAVFFNETLGFCPNSVWTMQRRPAISKTFINLNKAVMANEGRVTSALNRLIAWVSSNAKGCRYCQAHAIRAAERYGAEQKQLDNIWEYRTYPGFSAVERAALDFSLAASQIPNAVDASIKKNLHEFWDDGEIVKMLGVISLFGYLNRRNDNTATTLEDDAIDSGKQFLRKHRFEVGKHQ, encoded by the coding sequence TTGAAACATGTTGTCAGTAATTCCATTACCGCCAGATCACGTCACGATCCAGAAACTAAAGAACTTGCTGTATTTTTTAATGAGACTTTGGGCTTTTGCCCTAACTCAGTATGGACCATGCAACGTAGGCCAGCGATCTCAAAAACATTCATAAACCTCAACAAGGCCGTTATGGCAAATGAAGGTCGCGTTACCAGCGCCTTGAACCGATTGATCGCTTGGGTTTCCAGTAATGCTAAGGGTTGCCGCTATTGTCAGGCACACGCCATTCGAGCAGCAGAACGTTACGGCGCAGAACAGAAACAGCTTGATAATATCTGGGAATATAGAACATATCCCGGGTTCTCTGCAGTGGAGAGAGCGGCACTAGATTTTTCCCTTGCAGCGAGCCAAATTCCCAATGCCGTAGATGCTAGTATAAAGAAGAACTTGCATGAATTTTGGGACGACGGTGAGATCGTAAAAATGCTGGGTGTCATCTCACTCTTTGGTTACCTCAACCGGCGGAACGATAACACGGCGACCACGCTAGAAGATGATGCCATTGACAGTGGCAAGCAATTTTTAAGAAAACACAGGTTTGAGGTAGGAAAGCATCAGTGA
- the recQ gene encoding DNA helicase RecQ, protein MTKLELLKKHFGYDSFRPLQEKIIDNVIDGNDLMVVMPTGGGKSMCFQLPSLILPGITLVISPLIALMKDQVDALNANGIAAGFFNSSQDTADQDEVIKKLQSNQLQLLYVAPESISLLQNHLNEVKISLIAVDEAHCISTWGHDFRPAYTQLSYLKKSFPEASLIALTATADRATRADIKKQLAIDNAREFVASFDRPNIMLEVRPGNNRMTQIFRFLNHHKESSGIIYCLSRKSCENIAAKLKGQGFSAAAYHAGLENRFRESVQEQFIKDEVKIVVATIAFGMGIDKSNVRFVIHYNMPKNVEGYYQEIGRAGRDGLESQALLFHSYADVIQLRKFAEGSGNSEVQIAKLERMKQFAEALTCRRRMLLSYFNEFLEQDCGNCDVCLNKPDFMDGTRQAQMALSAVYRMGQRATLNLLVDVLRGANNAGVMESGFDKIKTYGAGKETSWNDWQQYIIQLINQGLLEIAFHENNHLKLTPESEKVLFEDKPVRLAVIPKSEQRAAAAQLQELPEEVHKELFKELKELRLSLAKEENLAPYMVFSDATLKDMAARLPLDDNEFADITGVGVHKHDKYSQQFLKVVEQHKESRPSSFIYRAATKKKKKKRSNISGLSDTVMESVEAFWAGKSIEEIAEERSLKADTILSHLGKRYASHRDVEVDPLLDGVDLEKLENMLPNFKKDRSMKPAFDYFDGKIGYGKLHLGMAVVETRTMEPQR, encoded by the coding sequence ATGACAAAATTAGAATTACTCAAAAAGCACTTTGGGTACGACAGCTTTAGACCGCTTCAAGAAAAGATCATCGACAACGTTATTGACGGCAATGACCTGATGGTGGTAATGCCTACAGGTGGCGGTAAGTCCATGTGTTTCCAGCTGCCTTCACTCATTCTACCCGGTATTACGCTGGTGATTTCACCACTCATCGCATTAATGAAGGATCAGGTAGATGCGCTTAATGCAAATGGCATTGCAGCTGGATTTTTCAATAGCTCACAGGATACAGCAGACCAAGATGAGGTGATTAAAAAACTGCAAAGCAATCAGCTACAACTTCTATACGTGGCTCCAGAAAGCATCTCGCTGTTGCAAAATCATTTAAACGAAGTCAAAATCTCACTTATCGCTGTGGATGAGGCACACTGTATCTCAACATGGGGACATGATTTTAGGCCTGCCTATACGCAACTTTCCTACCTTAAGAAATCCTTTCCAGAAGCCAGTCTCATTGCACTCACCGCAACCGCTGACCGTGCCACTCGAGCCGATATAAAAAAGCAACTGGCTATCGACAATGCAAGAGAGTTTGTCGCGTCGTTTGACAGGCCCAATATCATGCTGGAAGTGCGTCCCGGCAACAACCGCATGACGCAAATCTTTAGGTTTTTGAACCATCATAAAGAAAGCTCAGGGATCATTTACTGTTTGAGCCGCAAGAGCTGCGAGAATATTGCAGCAAAGTTGAAGGGACAAGGGTTCTCTGCTGCTGCCTACCATGCTGGATTGGAAAATCGCTTTCGCGAAAGCGTACAAGAACAATTCATAAAGGACGAGGTCAAGATTGTGGTGGCGACGATCGCCTTCGGGATGGGAATCGATAAGTCCAACGTTCGTTTTGTCATCCATTACAACATGCCTAAAAACGTCGAAGGCTACTATCAAGAAATAGGACGTGCCGGTCGTGACGGTCTTGAATCGCAAGCTTTACTGTTTCACAGCTATGCAGACGTGATCCAGCTGCGCAAGTTTGCAGAAGGTAGCGGGAATAGCGAGGTGCAGATCGCAAAACTGGAACGAATGAAACAATTTGCCGAGGCGCTCACCTGCCGCAGGCGCATGTTGTTGTCCTATTTCAATGAGTTTCTGGAACAAGATTGTGGCAACTGCGATGTTTGCCTCAACAAGCCAGATTTTATGGATGGTACACGACAGGCACAAATGGCTTTGAGTGCCGTGTACCGCATGGGTCAAAGAGCTACTCTTAATTTGCTGGTAGATGTGTTACGAGGTGCCAATAATGCTGGCGTCATGGAAAGTGGCTTTGATAAGATCAAGACCTATGGTGCAGGAAAAGAAACTTCATGGAACGACTGGCAACAGTATATCATCCAATTGATCAATCAGGGATTACTGGAGATCGCGTTTCATGAAAACAACCATTTGAAACTTACTCCTGAATCTGAAAAGGTATTGTTTGAGGACAAGCCCGTTAGACTAGCAGTAATTCCCAAGTCAGAGCAGCGAGCTGCCGCAGCGCAATTACAGGAATTGCCCGAAGAGGTTCACAAGGAGTTGTTCAAAGAATTAAAAGAATTGCGTTTAAGCCTTGCCAAGGAAGAAAATCTGGCGCCGTATATGGTTTTTAGTGACGCAACACTTAAGGATATGGCAGCGCGATTACCACTAGATGATAACGAGTTTGCAGATATTACTGGAGTTGGTGTCCATAAACATGATAAATACAGTCAACAATTTTTAAAAGTAGTAGAACAACACAAAGAATCTAGACCATCTAGCTTTATCTATCGTGCGGCAACTAAAAAGAAAAAGAAGAAACGCTCCAATATCAGCGGATTATCAGATACGGTGATGGAGAGCGTGGAAGCTTTCTGGGCTGGAAAATCCATTGAAGAAATTGCAGAGGAACGTTCCCTAAAAGCAGATACCATTCTATCACACCTAGGTAAACGTTATGCATCACACCGTGATGTAGAAGTGGATCCATTACTGGATGGTGTTGACCTAGAAAAGCTGGAAAACATGCTGCCCAACTTCAAAAAGGACCGTTCGATGAAACCGGCTTTTGACTACTTTGATGGTAAAATAGGTTATGGAAAATTGCACCTGGGAATGGCCGTTGTTGAAACTAGAACCATGGAACCACAGCGATGA
- a CDS encoding RNA methyltransferase yields the protein MIDPLENSFFGIGIENGKTPENLGVLWRSAQNFGASFIFTIGNRYAKQASDTHNAVNAIPYFHYKTFDEFYKHLPKGAMLIGVELADQATLLEEFHHPRNAVYLLGAEDHGLSKKAVEKSHHLIKFMTPKSLNVSVAGSIVMYDRSVKGTTIYIDGSPKLPS from the coding sequence ATGATAGATCCATTAGAGAATAGCTTTTTTGGTATTGGGATAGAAAATGGAAAGACGCCAGAAAATCTAGGTGTGCTGTGGCGCAGTGCTCAGAATTTTGGAGCGAGTTTTATTTTTACCATTGGGAATCGTTATGCAAAACAAGCCAGCGACACTCACAATGCCGTCAATGCCATTCCCTATTTTCACTACAAAACTTTTGACGAGTTTTATAAGCATCTTCCTAAAGGTGCCATGCTCATAGGTGTTGAGCTGGCAGATCAAGCAACCCTGTTGGAAGAGTTTCACCATCCACGTAATGCGGTGTATTTGCTAGGTGCAGAAGATCACGGATTGAGCAAAAAAGCGGTTGAAAAGTCACACCATCTCATCAAGTTTATGACGCCTAAAAGTCTCAATGTTTCTGTGGCTGGCAGCATCGTAATGTATGACCGAAGTGTCAAAGGAACAACCATTTACATCGATGGCTCACCTAAATTACCATCATAA
- a CDS encoding cold-shock protein: MKQGTVKFFNESKGFGFIVEDGTNQDCFVHVTGLIDEVREGDKVEYEEKEGKKGMNAVNVRVIQ; this comes from the coding sequence ATGAAACAAGGTACCGTAAAATTTTTCAATGAGTCAAAAGGTTTCGGCTTTATCGTTGAAGATGGAACAAATCAAGACTGCTTCGTGCACGTAACTGGACTAATCGATGAGGTTAGAGAAGGTGACAAAGTGGAATACGAAGAAAAAGAAGGAAAAAAAGGGATGAATGCTGTTAACGTTAGAGTTATCCAGTAA
- the feoB gene encoding ferrous iron transport protein B, translating to MSRSINVALIGNPNTGKTSLFNRLTGLNQKVGNYPGITVEKKEGVCKLDRGLKAHILDLPGTYSLNTSSLDESVVVETLLNRNSRDFPDVAVVVSDIENLKRNLLLFTQIKDLEIPTILVINMADRMERKAITLDIEQMEIELNTKVVLISARKNRGIDDLKDAITQYKTLKTDPCVNASVIDPEYFERLRKAYPQQLVYKLWLVITQDVNFGKVDRNRDFDQLKSGSFNIKSEEDLKRLQHKETVVRYQFINGLLKKVLTVDQLHAKDLRSKLDRVLLHKVWGYLIFFLILLVIFQAIYDWSSYPMDWIDQLFASFSAITASSLPAGPLTSLIAEGIIPGLGGIVIFIPQIAFLFFFISLLEESGYMSRVVFLMDHIMKKFGLSGKSVVPLVSGTACAIPAVMATRNIEDWKERLITILVVPFTTCSARLPVYLIIIALVIPDQDLWWIFNLQGLTLMLLYLLGFGAAIFSAWVLNKVLPIKRKTFFVMEMPAYKLPMGKNVLITVIEKTKSFVLGAGKIIMAISIVLWVLASYGLGEQFTNADEIVTQQYASQNLSQTELDQKIASHELEHSFIGYIGKAIEPAVRPLGYDWKIGIAIVSSFAAREVFVGTLATIYSVESSEEETIKNRMQAETNPILGGPLFTFASGISLLLFYAFAMQCMSTLAIVKRETNGWKWPAVQFTAMTLIAYFAALGAFQILQ from the coding sequence ATGTCTAGATCTATTAACGTTGCACTTATAGGTAACCCAAATACGGGTAAAACTTCCTTATTTAATAGGTTAACAGGACTTAACCAGAAAGTTGGAAACTATCCTGGCATCACGGTAGAGAAAAAAGAAGGTGTCTGTAAACTAGATCGTGGACTTAAAGCGCATATCCTTGATCTTCCAGGAACTTATAGTTTGAACACATCATCGCTGGATGAAAGTGTGGTTGTGGAAACATTACTCAATAGGAATTCTCGAGACTTTCCAGATGTTGCAGTAGTGGTGAGTGATATTGAAAATCTTAAGCGCAACCTTCTTCTCTTTACCCAAATTAAGGACCTTGAGATTCCTACCATTCTCGTGATCAATATGGCAGACCGCATGGAGCGCAAAGCCATTACCTTGGACATCGAACAGATGGAAATTGAGCTCAATACAAAAGTGGTATTGATAAGTGCTCGTAAGAACCGAGGTATTGATGACCTAAAAGATGCTATCACGCAATATAAAACGCTCAAAACAGATCCTTGTGTCAATGCAAGCGTTATAGATCCTGAATACTTTGAGCGTCTAAGAAAAGCTTATCCGCAACAGCTGGTTTACAAGTTATGGCTGGTGATTACCCAAGATGTAAATTTTGGAAAAGTAGATCGTAACCGTGATTTTGATCAACTCAAATCAGGTTCATTCAATATAAAGTCTGAAGAAGATTTAAAACGGTTACAGCACAAAGAAACCGTAGTACGTTATCAGTTTATCAATGGGTTACTCAAAAAAGTACTTACCGTAGATCAACTGCATGCTAAGGATTTACGCAGTAAGTTAGATCGTGTGCTATTGCACAAGGTTTGGGGTTACCTCATTTTCTTCTTGATCTTGCTGGTTATTTTTCAAGCGATTTATGATTGGTCTTCCTACCCAATGGATTGGATCGATCAATTATTTGCATCCTTCAGCGCCATTACAGCGTCAAGTTTGCCTGCAGGACCACTAACCAGCCTTATTGCCGAAGGTATCATTCCAGGATTGGGTGGTATCGTGATTTTTATTCCACAAATTGCTTTTCTATTCTTCTTTATTTCGCTGTTGGAAGAAAGCGGTTACATGAGTCGTGTGGTGTTCTTGATGGACCATATCATGAAAAAATTTGGATTGAGTGGTAAGAGCGTTGTACCGTTGGTTTCAGGAACTGCTTGTGCTATACCAGCCGTTATGGCGACCCGCAATATCGAGGACTGGAAAGAGCGATTGATTACCATTCTGGTGGTACCATTTACAACCTGTAGCGCGAGATTACCGGTATATTTAATCATCATCGCGCTCGTGATTCCAGATCAAGATTTGTGGTGGATTTTCAACCTACAGGGCTTGACTTTGATGCTGTTGTATTTATTGGGATTTGGTGCGGCTATTTTTTCAGCTTGGGTACTGAATAAAGTACTTCCTATTAAGAGAAAGACCTTCTTTGTCATGGAAATGCCAGCCTACAAATTACCTATGGGCAAAAATGTATTGATCACTGTTATCGAGAAAACGAAAAGCTTTGTTTTAGGTGCTGGTAAGATCATTATGGCCATCAGCATTGTTTTGTGGGTACTTGCCAGTTATGGTTTAGGAGAGCAATTCACAAATGCCGACGAAATCGTCACCCAGCAATATGCAAGTCAGAACTTATCTCAAACTGAACTGGATCAAAAAATTGCATCTCACGAACTGGAACACAGCTTTATAGGTTACATAGGCAAAGCGATAGAGCCAGCCGTTAGACCACTGGGTTATGACTGGAAAATTGGCATTGCGATCGTGAGTTCCTTTGCCGCGCGTGAAGTTTTTGTGGGAACACTGGCGACTATTTACAGTGTTGAAAGTAGCGAAGAAGAAACCATTAAAAACCGCATGCAGGCAGAGACCAATCCCATTCTAGGTGGTCCATTGTTCACTTTTGCCAGTGGTATTTCCCTGCTGTTATTCTATGCCTTTGCCATGCAGTGCATGAGTACGCTGGCGATTGTCAAACGGGAAACTAATGGCTGGAAATGGCCTGCGGTTCAATTCACGGCAATGACCTTGATCGCCTATTTTGCGGCGTTGGGTGCCTTTCAAATCCTGCAGTAA
- a CDS encoding FeoA family protein: MEKTIAHLKRGEIAIIKNFKETDVPLKLLEMGCLPGNLVTMMQSAPFQDPIYLNINGTHLAIRRETAAKINVDPYV, from the coding sequence TTGGAAAAGACCATTGCACATCTAAAGCGCGGCGAGATCGCGATCATTAAAAATTTTAAGGAGACCGACGTTCCCTTAAAATTGTTAGAAATGGGTTGTCTGCCTGGCAATCTAGTGACGATGATGCAGAGTGCACCTTTTCAGGATCCGATTTATTTGAATATCAACGGTACGCATCTAGCCATTAGACGGGAAACTGCGGCAAAGATAAATGTCGATCCCTATGTCTAG